The following DNA comes from Candidatus Binatia bacterium.
ACCGAGGTCAAGAGAGGCATCTGGTCGCGGCGCGATTTCTTCACCCGTTTGGGCTGGAGCGGTTTCGGCATCTTCGGCCTGTTCAGCCTGGTCGGCTTTATCCGCTCCGCGTTTCCCCGCGTTCTTTTCCAGCCGCCGGCGACGTTCAAAGCCGGTTTGCCCTCCGACTATGCCATCGGCGAGGTCAGCGAGAAATACAAGCAAGAACAGCGCGTCTGGATCGTGCGCGAGGAAGACGGCATCTATGCGGTCTTCGCCAAGTGCACGCATCTTGGATGCACCCCGCGCTGGCTCGCGGCGGAAAACAAGTTCAAGTGCCCGTGCCACGGCAGCGGCTTCTACAAGTCGGGGCTCAACTTCGAAG
Coding sequences within:
- a CDS encoding Rieske 2Fe-2S domain-containing protein — protein: MADDVKKTEVKRGIWSRRDFFTRLGWSGFGIFGLFSLVGFIRSAFPRVLFQPPATFKAGLPSDYAIGEVSEKYKQEQRVWIVREEDGIYAVFAKCTHLGCTPRWLAAENKFKCPCHGSGFYKSGLNFEGPAPRPLDRLKVTVGDDGQLVVDKSKILRMEAGPEPNEQHPESILKV